The Acidobacteriota bacterium region ACCAATACGTCTTTCACCAAACGGGTTGACCATCCAACTGCCGCGTCAAACCAACGCCCGGCTAAAGAACCTTCGATTTGTAAAAGCTGTGGCGCGATTTACGCCAATCGCCGTTGGTCTTTAGAAGCGCCCGCCAAAAAAGGTAAAGCGCAAAAATGGGAACCTTCACAATACACTGTTTGCCCGGCTTGTGTGCAGAAAAATGTCGGCGTTCCCGGCGGGTTTTTATTTGTTGATGGCGCATTCTGGCAAGCCCACCGGCAAGAGATCGAACTGCTTTTGCAGAATGAAGCCGCGAGAGCCGCTGAAACCAACCCGTTGGCGCAAATTATCAATTGGCAAGCCGAGGGCGAAACCAAACTCACTTTAACGACAACCACCGAGCATCTGGCGCAACGGCTCGGACACGCGCTTGAAAAGGCATTTGACGGTGAAGTGCGCTATGATTTTTCACATGAAAATAAACTGGCGCGTGTCTGGTGGCATAGAGATTCATAGTCCGTTTTCATCAAGGAGATTTGATTATGCCGACGAATGAAATTCCGAAAAGCGAATGGAAAAATTTCTTTCATGACTTCAGCCGTTTTCATCGAGGGTGGATTCTCACTGTCGAAATCTTCAGCAGAGATTTCGGCGCGCAACACGAAACCCGCGAGATTCCCTTTGAGGGGATCATTGCCGAACTCAGCCAGAATGGGCACAGCAGTCTGGAATTGATTATGGGAGAAAGCGCCAAAAATCACCTGACCCACACCATCACTGCGCCGACCCATGTGCGATATGAGAGCGAAGGGCAAAGCGAAGTCATTCAAATTGAATCGCAGGATGGGGTGACGACGCTGCTCAGTTTTCATCGCGCTTCGCTTCCAGACCGCGTGACCATAGGCATGTTAAAAGAGCTGCTATGAGAAAATTTCTGGTGATGCTTGCGTTGCTTGCTGTACTGGCATTTCCACTCATCAGACCATCTCAAGAACTCGCCATATCCGGCTCGCTCGTCATCAATCACGTTACGGTTATTGATTTAACCGGAAGCCCCGCGCAAAAGGATATGACGGTGGTTGTGAGCGGCGGACGCATCAACGAAATTTTCCCGACACCCGACAATCGCTTTTCCGAAAACGCCAGGGTCATTGATGGCACAGGTAAATTCCTGATCCCTGGCTTATGGGATATGCACGTCCACGTTTTGCAAAAACGGCGATTGCCGCATACCGCCGCCAGGTTTCTGACAAACGGCGTGACCGGCTTTCGCGATATGGGAAGCCCGCCCGATGAACTCGCAGAAATCCCCGTGTGGCGTCAGGCAATCCGCGACGGGTCACTGCTTGCGCCGCGTTTTGTTGCCGCAGGCGCGATACTTGACGGGTCGCCGGCGATGTTCCCGCACCTGTCCATCGGCGTAAAAGATGCAAGCGAAGCTCGCCGGGCGATTGCTGATTTGCGCGACTACAAAATCGACTTCATCAAAGTCTATACCTTGCTTTCCCGCGATGCCTATTTTGCGATTGCCGATGAAACCCAAAAAAATAATCTGCCGTTTGCCGGGCATGTTCCCGATAGCGTCAGTGCCGTTGAAGCCTCGGACGCCGGGCAACGAAGCATTGAACACCTGAGCGGCGTGTTGCTCGCCTGTTCGACAGATGAAGATGATTTGCGCCGCCGCTTGCTCGAAGCCCGTCGCGCCGGCGATGCGGCGCTGTTGCACGATGCGCTTGAACGGATTCTCACGAGAGGCGCGCAAACCTACAGTCAAGCGAAAGCCGAAAATCTCTTCGCCCATTTCGCGAAAAATCAAACCTGGCAAACCCCGACTCTGGTCGGACTCTGGAACCCTGAGCTTGCCAATCGAAAAAAACCGCGTCAACCCGATGATCTGCAATTCAACAAAACCCCGGCATGGTTTAAAACCCAGCCGCTATTTCAAGGGCAATCGTTATTGCAAGCGCAATCGCTGTGGTTGGATGGCTGTTGTCTGAACGCTTCGGCGGAAAATATTTTCAGCTTTGCAGGCAATGATAAAGTTCCCGAAATCATGCAGGCGATGCATAGAGCCGGCGTCCGGTTTTTAGCCGGAACCGATGCGCCGAACCTCTGGGCGCAGCCGGGCGCAAGCCTTCATCGGGAGTTGGAATTATTCGTCGAATTGGGACTCACGCCAATGGAAGCCTTGCAAACCGCGACGCGCAATCCGGCAATTTATCTCGGCTTGAGCGATTCGCTTGGAACGATTGAACAAGGCAAAATTGCCGACCTCGTGTTGCTTGATGAGAATCCCCTTGATGATATTCGCAATACTCGGAAAATCGCAGCGGTCATGGTGAACGGACAATTTTTTACACGAGCAGAGTTGCTGGCGCGATTGGCTGAAAATGAGGCGAACAGCCTGGCGAATTAAACCGTCGTTGAATGCCGGAGGTTTTACCAAAAAATTTAATCGGCTCCAGACGAAGGGTGAAAATTGTTCCTCGGATTCGGCGGACAAGGCGGATCAGATTTTCAGGCAGGCTATCTGTTTCATCTGTCCAATCACCAAGATACACTTTCTTTTTTTTAAGGGCGTCTGCTTTTAATAACCATTTCCTGATGGTTGTAATCCCCACATCATTCGCCGAGCCAGCGCCGACGCTTCATGACTTTCTTTCG contains the following coding sequences:
- a CDS encoding DUF5335 family protein, producing the protein MPTNEIPKSEWKNFFHDFSRFHRGWILTVEIFSRDFGAQHETREIPFEGIIAELSQNGHSSLELIMGESAKNHLTHTITAPTHVRYESEGQSEVIQIESQDGVTTLLSFHRASLPDRVTIGMLKELL
- a CDS encoding amidohydrolase family protein, whose protein sequence is MRKFLVMLALLAVLAFPLIRPSQELAISGSLVINHVTVIDLTGSPAQKDMTVVVSGGRINEIFPTPDNRFSENARVIDGTGKFLIPGLWDMHVHVLQKRRLPHTAARFLTNGVTGFRDMGSPPDELAEIPVWRQAIRDGSLLAPRFVAAGAILDGSPAMFPHLSIGVKDASEARRAIADLRDYKIDFIKVYTLLSRDAYFAIADETQKNNLPFAGHVPDSVSAVEASDAGQRSIEHLSGVLLACSTDEDDLRRRLLEARRAGDAALLHDALERILTRGAQTYSQAKAENLFAHFAKNQTWQTPTLVGLWNPELANRKKPRQPDDLQFNKTPAWFKTQPLFQGQSLLQAQSLWLDGCCLNASAENIFSFAGNDKVPEIMQAMHRAGVRFLAGTDAPNLWAQPGASLHRELELFVELGLTPMEALQTATRNPAIYLGLSDSLGTIEQGKIADLVLLDENPLDDIRNTRKIAAVMVNGQFFTRAELLARLAENEANSLAN
- a CDS encoding BCAM0308 family protein, with the protein product MRTTKRYTNTSFTKRVDHPTAASNQRPAKEPSICKSCGAIYANRRWSLEAPAKKGKAQKWEPSQYTVCPACVQKNVGVPGGFLFVDGAFWQAHRQEIELLLQNEAARAAETNPLAQIINWQAEGETKLTLTTTTEHLAQRLGHALEKAFDGEVRYDFSHENKLARVWWHRDS